In one Echinicola marina genomic region, the following are encoded:
- a CDS encoding L-rhamnose mutarotase: MTKRYTLALDLKNDPKLIEEYEAYHQEVWPEIIKSIKDAGIESMEIYRWENRLFMIMETTPEFSFEKKAEMDAANPKVREWEDLMWTFQQGLPGLPEGEKWQVMKQVFDMK, translated from the coding sequence ATGACTAAAAGATACACCCTTGCTTTGGATCTAAAGAACGATCCAAAACTGATCGAAGAATACGAGGCCTACCATCAAGAAGTGTGGCCTGAAATTATCAAAAGCATTAAAGATGCAGGTATTGAAAGCATGGAAATCTACCGCTGGGAGAACAGGCTTTTTATGATTATGGAAACCACTCCTGAGTTTTCTTTTGAGAAAAAAGCAGAAATGGATGCCGCCAACCCGAAAGTCAGGGAATGGGAAGACCTGATGTGGACATTCCAACAGGGACTACCAGGGCTGCCTGAAGGTGAAAAGTGGCAAGTGATGAAGCAGGTATTTGATATGAAATAA